From the genome of Aspergillus oryzae RIB40 DNA, chromosome 4:
TTGGACCGGGAGGTCTGGTTGACGTaggtgaagaagagagaatccGGTTCGAATTCTCCGTTGGTGCCATCGTAGTTGAGCCAGGACACGCCCTTCTCGTTGGCGGCCTCGAAGATGGACTTGCTAGAGATACCATAGTTCAGGAAGTCATCGTCATTCTTGCCATGCCCAGCAGCGGTTCCTGCCAGAGCGCACAAGCGGTTGGGGTTGGTAGGCTTTTGAACGCGTTAGtcaaaattaaaaatatacaGATTTATCGCACTTACGCCAGGAACACACGAGAACCAGCTGTTGAAAGTAGTGAACTCATCCACAAGGTCCACGAGCGTAggaacctcctcctccgtaTAGTATCCCATCACTTGCCTTGTCGCCTCTTCTGGGGCCAGTTTGGGGTAGTCGTTAAGCTGTGCGTTGAGGAAGCCAGACTGGTCGGCGACGACCTTGCCACTGGCAATCGCACCATTGTTTGGGGTGTAAGTTCCGTAGAACTCCAAGTTATTACCAGTCACGGAGTGGTCTGGATCGTTGAACACGGAATCATAGTCCTTGGCCTGAGTACAGTACTTGCCCGAGGATGGGTCGCTCGCATTCTTGTAGTTGCAGAACGGGCCGTTGTTGATCGGGTTGTCCAGTCCTTGGCGGCGCACGCCTCCCAGAATGTTATCGAAGGATCTGGACCATATGTTAGTGCTCGTCTTCACATACCACAAGCTGAATTGAGGAATTTATTATTCCACATATGAATATCGTAAGGGCACACAAACCTGTTCTCGAGAATAAGCCAGACAATGTTCTCGACCTTGTCCTTCAAGTTCTCAATGGACTCCTTGGAGCCAGGCTTGTATCCGAAAGGGGCTTCTCGCACGCTCGTATACTCGGACGTGACAGGGCTAGCAAGACCGAGAGAGGCCAAGAGGCCGAGACCAGTAAGCAGAGCGGTGGACTTCATGTTTACTCTCGGATTGAGGTCGTGAGCTTGAACAATGCTGCTTGCTAGGGAGTCTGAGCCCGGCCAGGGAAAGGCTTATATAGCCCACTGGAGGAGCTACCTTTCCGTCCCATTCGGATACCACGTGCGCTGTGCGTCGGGTTGAAGCGCATATCCATCGAGGCACGAGGGACTTCGGCTTCATACCGACCAAGGGCAGCCTATCGCTATCCATCTTTACAAATCGTTCTTCGTGGAAGCCACCGGAGACGGGATGACAGTCTTAtcgacaaagaaaacaatatGAAGTGGAGGCCACATGAGTGGGGCTCTCATTTGACAGCCTTGGTCATAAATAGAGCGTGATGCGAGATGGGAATGGGATTGGACAAGCAATGGCTAAGCTACTAgggtggagagaagcacTAAACCAAGACATGGGGCAGCCTACGCCAAGGCGAAGAACGTGAGCTTAGCATCTCAGTTCATCCCCTTACTATCACTCTCAAAGGGATTGTTGTCCAGGAATTGCCTAAACCCTCCACTGTGAATACTTGAGTACCCTCAGGTGACAGACAATTCTCATCGAGTTGAATAGTTTGCTCAGTGAACAACCTAGGATAGTATGAACAAGGGGttgaaataaaaataaaaaataaaaaataaaaataaaaaagcaaaaaggtACGACTTGCGGATGATTGCCGTTGGCTCAAAAGCTCGCACATCTCGTGCATGCAGAGCAGCAGACGACTCGATATCAGGATATGCATCGTCCAGGAACCACGACCGTCCGTCTGCCAGTGAGGTTTGAGAACGACAACACGGGCCGTGGGAAGACGATCGGGTTTCTTTGGAAGTATCCACGCGAGAGATTTCGTCCTTCTCCACCCGCCCCACAGCGTCTCTTTGCATCGCGAATGCCGTGAGACATTCCGATTAACAAACAGATAATAGAGAAAAGCGATACATTAGGGACATGAAAAGCAACCTGTACCTATGCAGGCAGGCGAGTATGCCTGTCTCGGAATGTTTCCTGTCCAATCGCCGGAGTCATCAATGAACATCACATTTGCCTGTGGAGATAAGAAGAAGCAATCCGACTCCACAATCTGCTGATACTTGAGATGGGACGGCTGAATATTTCGCTTCGGTATCCTTGCTATAAGAGTAGGACACGGGTGTGGACTGGCTTATCTGATTCGTCCGATACACAGTGCTCCCACTGTGCCTGAGTTTGCGCAATTTCAAGGCGCAGCAAGGGAGAAGTATATGATTGTTGCTACGGAAAGCCTTTCAACCCACTCcggcaagaaaagaaaaccgtCCAGAATCACGAGTCAGCAGAGCCAATGTCCgatgctttctcttccttacATACAGATTTATCTCTCGGAAATCATCATCCATGCAACCATGCCCTCATTAATATCAGGTAATGATATTCCAGGAGAAAATATAACAAATCATTTGCCATCTCCTATTTGTGGATCGTAATCCAGTCACCCGACCAAACCCATACAACTACATGAGATAGCTCAGATttagaaagaaggcaaagagatCCTCTGGAAGCATGAGATAGGTCACATGGAGTACTTCGGGAGCGGTTTCTACCGCATTATTCGTGATCGCTAAAATCATCATGAGTCTATTATCATCGGCTATATACAATCCCCGTCTCCATATGCGTTAATACATGAAAGATTTTCCAATTATGACACCCGCCATCCCCAGCAGGACATCGGGTGTGCAGTACTATACAGGCCCAGCATCTGAATCAGCGGCGGCTCACGCAGCACATAATACCCGACTTGCCCAAGAAGTACAGGGATCCAAGGAACCGGAAGAACGACAGACCGGCTGTGGCCCACAGAATGACTCGGAAATACCATGAGGTTCTCGTGGTGGAGGTGTTCTGTGCGACTCGTTAGTATCAAGCGAGGTGCGATCAAGGCAGAGGGACAGCCATACCGTCAAACACATAGAACTGACACCAGTGCCCGTAATCAACAGACACACAAGCAGGTTGCTGAACACCCAGAGCAGCACCAGCATCGTACGGAAGTTCTTGTACGAATCATCCAGACTGGTCgattcatcttcctccggTTCTACCCAAGGCGTCAAGGCACGCTTTACCGTCGCCTCAAACTGGCTGTCGATATCCGCTTGCGGCTTATCCACTTCCTCGATGAACTGCTGCTTGCTgccgtcttccttcttcgtctgtgCGGATGGCAAAGCTTCGGCCTTATCGGATCCCTTCGTACCCCAGGAGACATCATGCCAGTTGCAGAAGGCATACACCATCAGGATGTTGATCGAGGTCGTCATACCGAAGAAGTAGGCCCATGAACTGGTGAGAATGTGCCATGGATCACCGTAGAGCACACTAGCAATGACGTAGATACCGTAGGTGGAAATCAAGGCGATCAGGACAATACCACCACTATCGGAAGCGAAGAACGACGAAAAGAATCCGCTCGCACCGTGGTTAAAATCGAAGTCCATTAGGCCACCCGTGAAAGCGTTAGCGACCAAGTAAAACGACAGGATCAGAACATAAATCTGCACAATGGAGAAGTAGAGGAAAGAGAGCGTATAGGGAAGCCGTGTTCTAGTCGGGCAAGTTAGCAGGCCTCCAAGACTCGTCGCAATCAACAGTAAGACTTACCCTTTCGGTCGGTTTCCCAGCGCCAGGATGAACTGTAGCATCAAACAGAAGATGTAGCCATATTTGAGCAAGGTATTGACAATGGGCGAAGCATCATTTCCAAACGGCCatcccttgttcttgttagCGGTAGCGGGCGTACCGACAAGATCCATGATCACCGAACTGGTGAGCCAGTAGGAGGCTGAACAGCCATCAGTCAGCGTATAAGATCTTTCGTGCAGGCAGAGGAGTGCGGGTAGGACATACCGAGAGAGAACCAGGTCATAATTAGTTGACAGAAGTTATAAACCATTTGGATGTGCAAGAAAAACATGCGAACAAAACTGTGTCCACTACGATAAATTCGTCCGAAGTGCATCATAGCGTACAAACCGGCGGCGAAGGAACCGTTCAACCAACGTCGTCGCTGACCGATAAATTCGGCCGAACCTTCCGGTACGTCCGTTTCACCTTTGGATGCCTTGACGTACGATAAATGCCACTTGTAACCGGCCTTGGCCACCAGCTCAAAGCACAAGATTCGATCCTCGGCCAAGAACATATTCTttttgaagatattcatACCTTCAATACCTTTCTTTCCGAGACGCTTTGATAGTGTATGGTCTCCATGGAAGTACTGCTCTAAGGGCCGGCCCATAATCGCGCGATAGCGGTACGCTGAGAAGGCACCAGGCAACACACTAACGTAGCCGAAGGAACTTTCTAGCGGTTTGTCCAGAATATTCGAGATCTTATACTCGAAGTTCTGCGAGGCGACTAGCGGATTCAGGACCTTTCGCCAGCCCTTTCCTAACATGGCGTGAATCTCACCACACGA
Proteins encoded in this window:
- a CDS encoding putative phosphatidylglycerol specific phospholipase C (phospholipase C), yielding MKSTALLTGLGLLASLGLASPVTSEYTSVREAPFGYKPGSKESIENLKDKVENIVWLILENSLWYVKTSTNIWSRSFDNILGGVRRQGLDNPINNGPFCNYKNASDPSSGKYCTQAKDYDSVFNDPDHSVTGNNLEFYGTYTPNNGAIASGKVVADQSGFLNAQLNDYPKLAPEEATRQVMGYYTEEEVPTLVDLVDEFTTFNSWFSCVPGPTNPNRLCALAGTAAGHGKNDDDFLNYGISSKSIFEAANEKGVSWLNYDGTNGEFEPDSLFFTYVNQTSRSNVVPVENFFQDAYLGVLPKFSYINPSCCGTNTNSMHPTGNVSYGEVFVKQIYDAIRQGPQWDKTLLFITYDETGGFYDHVPPPLAVRPDNLTYTETAKNGQKYTLHFDRLGGRMPTWVISPYSKKGYIEQYGTDPVTGKPAPYSATSVLKTLGYLWDIEDFTPRVAHSPSFDHLIGTTLREDAPIALKTPHTFSV
- the chsC gene encoding chitin synthase C (chitin synthase/hyaluronan synthase (glycosyltransferases)) — its product is MGPVRPNSTHSPQPSRSSFYSHTNPSRTQTPGLSDRDEQEQSSLLRHNHPSIYGVEDPSLSSDSLRRYTLHDPGVTVFAAPPYQESETAEVYDATGMSDTSGIKLDTFQPQSISNRSGLRRYGTRKINLVQGSVLSVDYPVPSAIQNAIQPEYREAEEAFSEEFTHMRYTAATCDPDEFTLRNGYNLRPAIYNRHTELLIAITYYNEDKVLTARTLHGVMQNVRDIVNLKKSEFWNKGGPAWQKIVVCLVFDGIEPCDKNTLDVLATIGIYQDGVMKKDVDGRETVAHIFEYTTQLSVTANQQLVRPQGNDPSNLPPVQMIFCLKQKNSKKINSHRWLFNAFSRILNPEVCILIDAGTKPGKKSLLALWESFYNDKNLGGSCGEIHAMLGKGWRKVLNPLVASQNFEYKISNILDKPLESSFGYVSVLPGAFSAYRYRAIMGRPLEQYFHGDHTLSKRLGKKGIEGMNIFKKNMFLAEDRILCFELVAKAGYKWHLSYVKASKGETDVPEGSAEFIGQRRRWLNGSFAAGLYAMMHFGRIYRSGHSFVRMFFLHIQMVYNFCQLIMTWFSLASYWLTSSVIMDLVGTPATANKNKGWPFGNDASPIVNTLLKYGYIFCLMLQFILALGNRPKGTRLPYTLSFLYFSIVQIYVLILSFYLVANAFTGGLMDFDFNHGASGFFSSFFASDSGGIVLIALISTYGIYVIASVLYGDPWHILTSSWAYFFGMTTSINILMVYAFCNWHDVSWGTKGSDKAEALPSAQTKKEDGSKQQFIEEVDKPQADIDSQFEATVKRALTPWVEPEEDESTSLDDSYKNFRTMLVLLWVFSNLLVCLLITGTGVSSMCLTNTSTTRTSWYFRVILWATAGLSFFRFLGSLYFLGKSGIMCCVSRR